The following are encoded in a window of Planctomycetaceae bacterium genomic DNA:
- a CDS encoding FkbM family methyltransferase, with translation MLKEILNPKHLIRCVLNRFGLEIIKAPQSYGWLVDENIKTILDIGANVGQFAFRMHKILPHAKIYPFEPLQDCYKKLCSKTKNNTKFLCFNYALGSEQGRQLIYHNEFSDSSSLLPMEQLHVDAFPFTKNVKQEYIEIRTLDSVAETLELNKNILIKMDVQGFEDKVILGGEKTISLAKILIVETSFEPLYKGQILFNGMYELLTSKGFTFKGCEDILYHPKTGRILQCNSIFVRQ, from the coding sequence ATGTTGAAAGAAATACTAAACCCTAAACATTTGATAAGATGCGTCTTAAATAGATTTGGATTGGAAATCATAAAAGCGCCACAGTCATATGGTTGGCTTGTCGATGAGAACATTAAAACGATTCTGGACATCGGAGCTAATGTCGGACAATTTGCATTTCGAATGCATAAAATTCTACCCCACGCAAAAATATATCCATTCGAACCTCTTCAGGATTGTTACAAAAAACTTTGCAGCAAAACAAAAAACAACACCAAGTTCCTGTGTTTTAATTACGCATTAGGCAGCGAACAAGGCAGACAACTAATATATCATAACGAATTCAGTGACAGCTCATCGTTGTTACCTATGGAACAATTGCACGTAGATGCTTTTCCTTTTACAAAAAATGTAAAACAGGAATATATTGAAATTCGCACGCTTGATTCCGTGGCCGAGACACTGGAACTCAATAAAAACATTCTTATCAAAATGGATGTACAGGGATTCGAGGACAAGGTAATTTTAGGTGGCGAAAAAACTATCAGTCTCGCCAAAATTTTAATTGTAGAAACCAGTTTTGAACCTCTTTATAAGGGACAAATCTTATTCAATGGTATGTACGAGCTTTTAACTTCTAAAGGTTTTACCTTCAAAGGCTGTGAAGACATATTATACCATCCCAAAACCGGAAGAATTTTACAGTGCAATAGTATCTTTGTACGTCAATAG
- a CDS encoding metal-dependent transcriptional regulator, which yields MTITKQLSSSLEDYIEAIYNLSREGKVARSRDIADILDVTRASVTGALKLLNDKGLVDYRPYGFIHLTEKGVQEAKSVVSRHNIIESFFVNVLGVDKQTAEQAACKAEHALGQVVISRLLDFTEFSTNYSKKGTDIIADFQNYCRSKEA from the coding sequence ATGACTATAACTAAACAATTAAGTTCGTCGCTGGAAGATTATATCGAGGCGATTTATAACTTGAGCCGGGAAGGCAAAGTCGCCAGAAGCAGGGATATTGCCGATATTCTCGACGTTACAAGAGCATCGGTAACAGGCGCACTTAAGTTGTTAAATGACAAGGGTTTAGTTGATTATCGGCCTTACGGTTTTATTCATCTTACGGAAAAAGGCGTTCAAGAGGCCAAATCCGTTGTCAGCAGGCATAATATTATCGAATCGTTTTTTGTTAATGTTCTTGGTGTTGACAAGCAGACTGCTGAACAGGCGGCCTGCAAGGCTGAACATGCTCTTGGACAGGTGGTTATTTCCAGACTGCTGGATTTCACCGAGTTTTCAACTAATTACAGCAAAAAAGGAACGGATATTATCGCTGATTTTCAGAATTATTGCCGTTCGAAAGAAGCATAA
- a CDS encoding FeoA domain-containing protein, with product MVIQEKILLKDTVDDSKVKLIKIDAGQALKARLAAMGLLPGVEFGIINNGHPGPLVINLKGTRIVLGRGMAGKIFVRPVENLKL from the coding sequence ATGGTTATACAGGAAAAAATTTTATTGAAAGACACGGTTGATGATTCGAAAGTCAAGCTTATAAAAATAGACGCAGGTCAGGCTCTTAAAGCAAGGCTTGCGGCGATGGGACTTTTGCCGGGCGTAGAATTCGGGATAATCAACAATGGTCATCCGGGACCTTTAGTTATTAATTTAAAAGGTACACGGATTGTTCTTGGAAGAGGTATGGCGGGGAAAATTTTTGTAAGGCCGGTGGAAAATTTAAAGCTATGA
- the feoB gene encoding ferrous iron transport protein B: MINGKEKITVALAGNPNCGKTTIFNSLTGMRQHVGNYPGVTVEKKQGVCRYKDYELEITDLPGTYSLTAYSTEEVVTRNFIIEEKPDVVVSVVDASNLERNLYLAVQLMELDVPLVLAFNMSDLAKHKGLVFDIEKLSVLLNVKIVQTVGNKNQGINELLDTVIKAANEPAKNLAGLIKYGKEIENEIEKLQQKFSELQNNRWLVIKLLEQDAAVLKDIQNEEIIVSVLESTLRLKDIFGEEPEIIIADRRYGFISGACQEAVKITAETRHNHSDMIDSVIINKFLGLPIFLAMMYIVFDLTFRIGEYPMHWLEFFFSWLGDTVTHFWPAGSESMIKSLLVDGIIGGVGGVVVFLPNILLLFAAIAILEDSGYMARAAFVTDRFMHKIGLHGKSFIPMLIGFGCSVPAIMACRILENKRNKITTIMIMPLMSCGARLTIYALLIPAFFAERWRGPVMWLIYFIGIALAVIAAKILRITLLKGETVPYVMELPPYRMPTSKSILIHMWERGVLYLQKAGTTILVISIILWAASKFPRIDKQQIANMDQSQAQTATLKHSIIGRTGAIMEPVLKPLGFDYKIATALIGALAAKEVFVSQMSIVYAMSEHDDVAVLQQRLRNDYTPLQGFCVMLFCLISAPCIATTIVTRTETGAWKWAILQFAGLTAMAYIITLIVYQGGRFLGF, from the coding sequence ATGATTAATGGGAAAGAAAAAATAACTGTCGCACTTGCGGGCAATCCGAACTGCGGCAAAACAACTATATTCAATTCGCTGACGGGTATGCGTCAGCACGTGGGCAATTATCCCGGCGTAACAGTCGAGAAAAAGCAGGGCGTTTGTCGTTATAAAGATTATGAACTTGAAATTACAGATTTGCCGGGGACTTACAGTCTGACGGCCTATTCGACAGAGGAAGTTGTTACGCGAAATTTCATAATCGAGGAAAAGCCCGATGTTGTGGTTAGCGTGGTTGATGCCTCGAATCTCGAACGCAATCTTTATCTGGCAGTGCAGTTGATGGAGCTTGATGTTCCGCTGGTACTGGCGTTTAATATGAGCGATTTGGCGAAGCACAAAGGGCTTGTTTTCGATATTGAAAAATTGTCCGTGCTGCTGAATGTTAAAATCGTTCAGACTGTAGGCAATAAAAATCAGGGCATTAACGAGCTTCTCGACACTGTTATAAAGGCCGCGAATGAGCCTGCGAAAAATCTTGCGGGGCTGATTAAATACGGCAAAGAAATTGAAAACGAGATTGAAAAACTACAGCAGAAGTTCAGCGAACTGCAAAACAACAGATGGCTTGTTATAAAATTGCTCGAACAGGACGCGGCGGTTTTGAAAGATATTCAGAACGAAGAAATTATTGTCTCTGTTCTCGAAAGCACTTTGCGTTTGAAGGATATTTTCGGCGAGGAGCCTGAAATTATTATCGCAGACCGGCGGTACGGTTTTATCTCCGGCGCTTGTCAGGAAGCGGTGAAAATTACCGCGGAAACCCGACATAATCACAGCGATATGATTGATTCGGTAATTATAAATAAATTTCTGGGGCTGCCGATATTTCTGGCGATGATGTATATTGTTTTTGATTTGACTTTCCGCATCGGCGAATATCCAATGCACTGGCTGGAGTTTTTTTTCAGTTGGCTCGGCGATACTGTTACGCATTTTTGGCCGGCCGGCAGCGAGAGTATGATTAAATCGCTTTTGGTGGACGGGATTATCGGCGGCGTCGGCGGCGTTGTGGTGTTTTTGCCGAATATTCTGTTGTTGTTCGCGGCAATCGCGATTCTCGAAGATTCCGGATATATGGCGCGAGCAGCGTTTGTTACTGACCGGTTTATGCATAAAATCGGTCTGCACGGCAAGAGTTTTATTCCGATGCTTATCGGCTTCGGCTGTTCGGTGCCGGCGATTATGGCCTGTCGTATTCTTGAGAACAAACGCAATAAAATTACCACGATTATGATTATGCCGCTGATGAGCTGCGGAGCGAGACTGACGATTTATGCTCTTCTTATCCCTGCGTTTTTTGCCGAAAGATGGCGTGGGCCTGTAATGTGGCTGATTTATTTTATCGGTATTGCGCTGGCGGTTATAGCGGCTAAAATTCTGCGGATTACATTATTAAAAGGCGAGACGGTTCCGTATGTGATGGAGCTTCCGCCTTATCGAATGCCGACATCCAAATCTATTTTAATACACATGTGGGAACGCGGCGTGCTGTATCTGCAAAAAGCGGGCACGACTATTCTTGTGATTTCGATAATCCTTTGGGCGGCTTCGAAGTTTCCGCGAATCGACAAACAGCAGATTGCGAATATGGACCAATCGCAGGCACAGACCGCCACGCTCAAGCACAGCATAATCGGCAGGACAGGAGCGATAATGGAGCCGGTTCTCAAGCCGCTCGGATTCGATTATAAAATTGCCACCGCACTGATAGGCGCTCTTGCGGCCAAGGAAGTTTTTGTCTCGCAGATGAGCATTGTTTACGCGATGAGCGAGCACGACGATGTGGCCGTTCTGCAGCAGAGGCTGCGAAATGATTATACGCCTTTGCAGGGATTTTGCGTGATGCTGTTTTGTCTTATCAGTGCTCCGTGTATCGCGACGACTATCGTTACCCGCACGGAAACCGGTGCGTGGAAGTGGGCGATTCTGCAATTTGCAGGTTTGACGGCGATGGCGTATA